One segment of Microbacterium arborescens DNA contains the following:
- a CDS encoding 3-hydroxyacyl-CoA dehydrogenase family protein: protein MTENERPVYAVVGSGYMGGGIAQSLALSGADVRIADVDIDVARGNRDRLIAEAAQFAADGLFPADADAVIADRVTAMTIEDAVAGASFIEEAVPEKIEIKHATLRRISAAAAPDAIIGSNTSTILIGRLAEAATNPGRFLGVHFSNPAPFIPGVELIPHAGTDEAALPVVEAIVAATGKETARVKDATGFVLNRLQYALFHEATQLVEEGVATPEDIDTIVRTTFGFRLPFFGPFAIADMAGLDVYAFCYASLQTEFPERFATPPILDQLVSAGKLGTKSGAGFLDVPAERTPELIAYRNKAYVAMKKLIDELGPAPIHPAQD, encoded by the coding sequence ATGACCGAGAACGAACGCCCCGTGTACGCGGTGGTGGGAAGCGGCTACATGGGCGGCGGCATCGCGCAGTCGCTCGCCCTGTCCGGCGCCGACGTGCGCATCGCCGACGTCGACATCGACGTCGCCCGAGGCAACCGCGACCGCCTCATCGCCGAGGCCGCGCAGTTCGCCGCCGACGGGCTCTTCCCCGCCGACGCCGACGCTGTCATCGCCGACCGCGTCACCGCCATGACGATCGAGGATGCCGTCGCCGGCGCGTCCTTCATCGAAGAGGCCGTGCCCGAAAAGATCGAGATCAAGCACGCGACCCTCCGCCGCATCTCGGCGGCGGCAGCGCCCGACGCGATCATCGGCAGCAACACCTCGACGATCCTCATCGGGCGTCTCGCCGAGGCCGCGACGAACCCCGGCCGGTTCCTCGGCGTGCACTTCTCCAACCCCGCCCCCTTCATCCCGGGCGTCGAGCTGATCCCCCACGCCGGCACGGACGAGGCCGCGCTCCCCGTCGTCGAGGCCATCGTCGCCGCGACGGGCAAGGAGACCGCGCGGGTCAAGGATGCCACCGGGTTCGTGCTCAACCGCCTGCAGTACGCGCTCTTCCACGAGGCGACCCAACTGGTGGAGGAGGGCGTGGCCACTCCCGAGGACATCGACACCATCGTCCGCACGACCTTCGGCTTCCGCCTGCCGTTCTTCGGACCCTTCGCGATCGCCGACATGGCCGGACTCGACGTGTACGCGTTCTGCTACGCGTCGCTGCAGACCGAGTTCCCCGAGCGGTTCGCGACGCCGCCCATCCTCGATCAGCTCGTGTCGGCCGGCAAGCTCGGCACGAAGTCGGGCGCCGGCTTCCTCGACGTGCCCGCCGAGCGCACGCCGGAGCTCATCGCTTACCGCAACAAGGCGTACGTCGCGATGAAGAAGCTCATCGACGAGCTCGGCCCCGCCCCGATCCACCCCGCACAGGACTGA
- a CDS encoding sugar phosphate isomerase/epimerase family protein, with product MNAPSHPSAPTPGPIAVCMHGFAPVAADGTRLHDADAETWNDVFSQVERLGFTAVEIADSHIRPSELTASRRAELKSIATSHGVELVSVHVQRQSVIQPGKGEENLAYAHRAIDAAAELGMSVFSTGLHQPFSDAQRAALWFWTAPGPVDPDDADTRALAVRRLRELGEHAASVGLPMSLEMYEDTYLGTADSAVRLIEEIGLDNVGLNPDIGNLVRLHRPIEDWREMHEKTLPYANYWHMKNYARDESADGSWQTSTPTSMELGLINYRAMVARALELGFRGPFLMEQYGGDSLGVCARNRDYLTSLLPATAGA from the coding sequence ATGAATGCACCGTCGCACCCGTCCGCCCCTACGCCCGGCCCGATCGCCGTCTGCATGCACGGTTTCGCACCGGTCGCCGCAGACGGGACGCGTCTGCACGACGCCGACGCCGAGACCTGGAACGACGTGTTCTCGCAGGTCGAACGGCTCGGCTTCACCGCGGTCGAGATCGCGGACAGCCACATCCGCCCGTCCGAACTGACCGCATCCCGCCGCGCGGAGCTGAAGTCGATCGCGACGAGCCACGGCGTCGAGCTCGTCTCGGTGCACGTGCAGCGACAGAGCGTCATCCAGCCGGGCAAGGGTGAAGAGAATCTCGCATACGCGCACCGCGCCATCGATGCGGCCGCCGAGCTCGGCATGAGCGTGTTCTCGACGGGACTCCACCAGCCCTTCAGCGACGCGCAGCGCGCCGCGCTGTGGTTCTGGACGGCCCCGGGCCCCGTCGACCCGGACGACGCCGACACCCGCGCGCTCGCGGTCCGGCGCCTGCGCGAACTGGGCGAGCACGCGGCATCCGTCGGCCTGCCGATGTCGCTCGAGATGTACGAGGACACCTATCTCGGCACCGCCGACAGCGCCGTGCGCCTCATCGAGGAGATCGGGCTCGACAACGTCGGCCTCAACCCCGACATCGGCAACCTCGTGCGCCTGCACCGCCCCATCGAGGACTGGCGCGAGATGCACGAGAAGACCCTGCCGTACGCCAACTACTGGCACATGAAGAACTACGCACGCGACGAGTCCGCCGACGGCAGCTGGCAGACCTCGACGCCGACGAGCATGGAGCTCGGCCTCATCAACTACCGGGCGATGGTCGCCCGCGCGCTCGAACTCGGGTTCCGCGGCCCCTTCCTCATGGAGCAGTACGGCGGCGACAGCCTCGGCGTCTGCGCCCGCAACCGCGACTACCTGACCTCCCTGCTTCCGGCGACCGCCGGAGCCTGA
- a CDS encoding GntR family transcriptional regulator, producing the protein MTASRDGNLRGLDATIERRGLRDHVYERILQLLLSGEAVPGRRLSIDTIARQLDVSQTPVREALVQLERTGLVTREALRGYRVAPPLGLDQLRELFDARIMLETHATRLATPASDEMLDELRAAEEEHRSIGKRVIEALSAGTPDLELTAAYFVADAAFHRVVFDHCGNRYLTEMSETLGAQLHRMRQSVRHGVTDVREAIAEHEALVDAFATDDPDAPERSMLHHLEQVRQRSLGLEQA; encoded by the coding sequence ATGACCGCATCACGGGACGGCAACCTGCGGGGACTCGATGCGACGATCGAGCGTCGAGGACTGCGCGACCACGTCTACGAGCGCATTCTCCAGCTGCTGCTGAGCGGCGAGGCGGTCCCGGGCCGCCGGCTGTCGATCGACACGATCGCGCGTCAGCTCGACGTGTCGCAGACCCCGGTGCGCGAAGCGCTCGTCCAGCTCGAGCGCACCGGTCTGGTCACGCGTGAGGCGCTGCGCGGTTACCGCGTCGCCCCGCCCCTCGGACTCGATCAGCTGCGCGAGCTCTTCGACGCCCGGATCATGCTCGAGACCCACGCCACGCGTCTCGCGACACCCGCCTCGGACGAGATGCTCGACGAGCTCCGTGCCGCGGAGGAGGAGCATCGCAGCATCGGCAAGCGTGTCATCGAGGCCCTGAGCGCGGGCACCCCCGACCTCGAGCTGACCGCGGCCTACTTCGTCGCCGACGCGGCGTTTCACCGCGTCGTGTTCGATCACTGCGGCAATCGATACCTGACGGAGATGTCCGAGACCCTCGGAGCCCAGCTGCACCGGATGCGGCAGTCGGTCCGGCATGGCGTGACGGACGTGCGCGAGGCGATCGCCGAGCATGAGGCGCTCGTCGACGCCTTCGCCACCGACGACCCCGACGCCCCGGAGCGGTCGATGCTGCACCACCTCGAGCAGGTGCGCCAGCGATCGCTCGGGCTCGAACAAGCCTGA
- a CDS encoding triose-phosphate isomerase family protein → MIIGASLKTYFSHARTLTWVSAVAAILDDHPARDRVTAFVAPQFPSIPGALELAGRLAVGAQDIAVHDVGAYTGEVSGAVLAELGCRYAEVGHAERRRMFGETETVVSAKTHAALRNGLIPVVCVGEDDEAGIDAAIATCADQVRSALADADDAGVRGAVVVAYEPLWAIGAPAPATPDHIRAVCSGLRAQSGIVDREVSIIYGGSAGPGLLSQISDDVDGLFLGRFAHDPRAVRDILDEVDALSG, encoded by the coding sequence ATGATCATCGGTGCGAGCCTCAAGACCTATTTCTCGCACGCCCGCACGCTGACCTGGGTGTCGGCGGTCGCGGCGATCCTCGACGACCATCCCGCCCGTGACCGGGTCACCGCCTTCGTCGCACCTCAATTCCCCTCGATCCCCGGCGCGCTCGAGCTCGCAGGACGTCTGGCGGTCGGGGCGCAGGACATCGCCGTTCACGATGTCGGCGCCTACACCGGCGAGGTCTCGGGAGCGGTGCTCGCCGAGCTCGGATGCCGCTACGCCGAGGTCGGCCATGCCGAACGTCGCCGGATGTTCGGCGAGACCGAGACCGTGGTGTCGGCCAAGACCCACGCAGCTCTCCGGAACGGCCTCATCCCGGTCGTCTGCGTCGGCGAGGACGACGAGGCGGGGATCGACGCCGCGATCGCCACGTGCGCCGACCAGGTGCGCAGCGCCCTCGCGGACGCCGACGATGCGGGCGTGCGCGGGGCGGTCGTCGTCGCCTACGAGCCGCTGTGGGCGATCGGCGCTCCGGCACCTGCGACGCCCGACCACATCCGCGCGGTCTGCTCGGGCCTGCGAGCCCAGTCCGGCATTGTCGATCGCGAGGTCTCGATCATCTACGGCGGCAGCGCAGGACCAGGACTGCTCTCGCAGATCTCCGACGACGTCGACGGCCTCTTCCTCGGCCGGTTCGCGCACGACCCGCGCGCAGTTCGTGACATCCTCGATGAGGTGGACGCCCTCTCGGGGTGA
- a CDS encoding ribose-5-phosphate isomerase yields MALRLIVGSDDAGFEYKERIKADLEANPLVAEVIDVGVDADSHTNYPAVATAAAERVRDGEADRAILICGTGLGVAIAANKVTGIRAVTAHDSYSVERSILSNDAQVLCMGQRVVGIELARRLAAEWLTYTFDTSSASAEKVREICAYEEG; encoded by the coding sequence ATGGCACTGCGACTGATCGTCGGCTCGGATGACGCCGGCTTCGAGTACAAGGAACGCATCAAGGCCGACCTGGAGGCGAACCCCCTGGTCGCCGAAGTGATCGATGTCGGCGTGGACGCCGACAGCCACACCAACTACCCCGCGGTCGCCACCGCGGCCGCCGAGCGGGTGCGCGACGGCGAGGCCGATCGCGCGATCCTCATCTGCGGCACCGGGCTCGGTGTCGCGATCGCCGCGAACAAGGTCACCGGCATCCGCGCGGTCACGGCGCACGACTCCTACTCGGTCGAGCGGTCGATCCTCTCGAACGACGCGCAGGTGCTGTGCATGGGCCAGCGCGTCGTCGGGATCGAGCTGGCGCGACGTCTGGCTGCGGAATGGCTGACCTACACCTTCGACACCTCGAGCGCCTCGGCCGAGAAGGTGCGCGAGATCTGCGCGTACGAAGAGGGGTGA
- a CDS encoding dihydroxyacetone kinase family protein has product MTRLFNDPDEFVEDSVAGFVAASARWVRPVTGGVVRSTRGAEPTVAVVVGGGSGHYPAFAGLVGPGLAHGAVMGNVFASPSAHQVRSVAKAAHEGRGVLLSYGNYAGDVLHFTQAQDRLRDSGVDCRTVTVTDDISSAPAHEREKRRGIAGDLVVFKIAGAAAEEGLDLDDVERLARLANDRTRSLGVAFGGCTLPGATEPLFTVPEGRMAVGLGIHGEPGIDEVDIPTAAELAQLLVERLLAERPDDATANRVVPILNGLGSVKYEELYVVYAAVDRLLTEAGVEVVSPEVGEFCTSFDMAGVSLTLLWLDDELDRLWHASCDTPAFRRGSVDGRVAVTAVADDEADETEAIGPASEESRRAAAVVARALEAIAAMLDDQADELGRIDRIAGDGDHGIGMQRGSRAAAHAASRAIAAGAGARTALQHAGDAWADKGGGTSGAIWGEMLLDLGAALGDDDAVDAEILSAGVGRMKDAVMSFGKATVGDKTMIDAIVPFADTLRDRLAQGDALLDAWETAADAAQAAAQATAQLTARLGRARTHGDRSLGTPDPGAISFALVTRTVLDVLKEDA; this is encoded by the coding sequence ATGACGCGTCTGTTCAACGACCCCGACGAGTTCGTCGAGGATTCCGTCGCCGGTTTCGTCGCGGCATCCGCCCGGTGGGTCCGCCCCGTCACGGGAGGCGTCGTCCGCTCGACCCGCGGCGCAGAGCCGACGGTCGCTGTCGTCGTGGGGGGCGGCAGCGGCCACTACCCCGCGTTCGCCGGGCTCGTCGGTCCGGGCCTCGCGCACGGCGCGGTGATGGGCAACGTGTTCGCGTCGCCCTCGGCGCACCAGGTGCGCTCCGTCGCGAAGGCCGCCCACGAGGGCCGCGGCGTGCTGCTCAGCTACGGCAACTACGCCGGCGACGTCCTGCACTTCACGCAGGCCCAAGACCGCCTTCGCGATTCCGGCGTCGACTGCCGCACCGTGACGGTCACCGACGACATCTCCAGCGCGCCGGCGCACGAGCGCGAGAAGCGGCGCGGCATCGCCGGCGACCTCGTCGTCTTCAAGATCGCCGGCGCAGCCGCGGAGGAGGGCCTCGATCTCGACGACGTCGAGCGCCTCGCGCGGCTGGCCAACGACCGCACCCGCTCGCTCGGCGTCGCGTTCGGCGGCTGCACCCTGCCCGGCGCGACCGAGCCGCTCTTCACGGTGCCGGAGGGCCGCATGGCGGTCGGCCTCGGCATCCACGGCGAGCCCGGCATCGACGAGGTCGACATCCCCACCGCCGCCGAGCTCGCGCAGCTGCTGGTCGAGCGACTCCTCGCGGAGCGGCCCGACGACGCGACGGCGAACCGCGTGGTGCCGATCCTGAACGGACTCGGCTCGGTGAAGTACGAAGAGCTCTACGTCGTGTACGCGGCGGTCGACCGCCTGCTCACCGAAGCGGGGGTCGAGGTCGTCTCCCCCGAGGTCGGCGAGTTCTGCACGAGCTTCGACATGGCGGGCGTCTCGCTCACTCTGCTGTGGCTCGACGACGAGCTCGACCGGCTGTGGCACGCCTCGTGCGACACCCCCGCGTTCCGTCGCGGCTCGGTGGACGGCCGGGTCGCGGTGACGGCCGTCGCCGACGACGAGGCCGATGAAACCGAGGCGATCGGGCCGGCGTCAGAGGAGTCGCGCCGCGCGGCCGCCGTCGTCGCCCGCGCCCTCGAGGCCATCGCGGCGATGCTCGACGACCAGGCCGATGAGCTCGGACGCATCGACCGCATCGCGGGCGACGGCGACCACGGCATCGGGATGCAGCGCGGCAGCCGCGCCGCCGCGCACGCGGCATCCCGGGCCATCGCCGCCGGTGCGGGCGCGCGGACGGCATTGCAGCACGCCGGCGACGCGTGGGCCGACAAGGGCGGCGGCACGTCGGGCGCGATCTGGGGCGAGATGCTCCTCGACCTCGGCGCGGCCCTCGGCGACGACGACGCGGTCGATGCCGAGATCCTGTCGGCCGGCGTCGGACGCATGAAGGATGCCGTGATGTCGTTCGGCAAGGCCACGGTGGGCGACAAGACGATGATCGACGCGATCGTGCCGTTCGCCGACACGCTCCGCGACCGGCTCGCCCAGGGCGATGCCCTGCTCGACGCCTGGGAGACAGCCGCCGACGCCGCACAGGCCGCCGCTCAGGCGACCGCCCAGCTCACCGCCCGGCTCGGTCGAGCCCGTACCCACGGCGACCGGAGCCTCGGCACCCCCGACCCCGGTGCGATCTCTTTCGCACTGGTCACCCGCACGGTTCTCGATGTCCTGAAGGAGGACGCCTGA
- a CDS encoding fluoride efflux transporter FluC — MVERARISPLTLILVVIGGAVGVAVRAAFTLPFTGWAHPLAVPAVTLGCNLLGSFLLGIVAGRWAATRPRLRAFAGTGVLGGFTTYSAFAVQSIQVATAAPIVGLALIAVSLVGGLVAAALGLALGTRPETDAA; from the coding sequence GTGGTCGAGCGGGCGCGCATCTCGCCGCTCACGCTGATCCTCGTCGTGATCGGCGGTGCGGTCGGCGTCGCCGTGCGCGCCGCGTTCACCCTTCCGTTCACGGGATGGGCGCACCCGCTCGCGGTGCCCGCGGTCACGCTCGGCTGCAATCTGCTCGGATCGTTCCTGCTCGGCATCGTCGCGGGCCGGTGGGCTGCCACCCGGCCACGGCTCCGCGCGTTCGCCGGCACCGGCGTGCTCGGCGGTTTCACCACCTACAGCGCCTTCGCCGTGCAATCGATCCAGGTCGCCACCGCCGCGCCGATCGTCGGACTCGCCCTCATCGCGGTCAGCCTCGTCGGGGGTCTCGTCGCCGCGGCACTCGGACTCGCCCTCGGCACCCGCCCCGAAACGGATGCCGCATGA
- a CDS encoding fluoride efflux transporter FluC, producing the protein MNGVSAGMLVGLIVAGGLGAGIRYVLDVVLMRGRRDAFPVGILVINVTGSGLLGLLTGLGTLVAPDWLAVLGIGLLGGYTTFSTVSVETIQLMRRGRRDWAVVNLVGTFAMAVIAAAIGIVIGGLLPG; encoded by the coding sequence ATGAACGGGGTGAGCGCCGGGATGCTCGTGGGCCTCATCGTCGCAGGCGGCCTGGGGGCCGGCATCCGCTACGTCCTCGACGTCGTGCTCATGCGGGGGCGGCGCGACGCCTTCCCCGTCGGCATCCTGGTGATCAACGTCACGGGGTCCGGGCTGCTCGGGCTCCTGACCGGACTCGGCACGCTCGTCGCGCCCGACTGGCTGGCCGTTCTCGGCATCGGCCTGCTGGGCGGATACACGACGTTCAGCACGGTGTCGGTCGAGACGATCCAGCTGATGCGGCGTGGGCGGCGCGACTGGGCGGTCGTGAACCTGGTCGGCACCTTCGCGATGGCCGTCATCGCTGCGGCGATCGGCATCGTCATCGGGGGATTGCTCCCAGGCTGA
- a CDS encoding efflux RND transporter permease subunit translates to MSKLAVLSLKNRALIALITIVAAVFGGLALTNLKQELIPSIELPQLSVVTTYPGASPEVVNTDVSTPIETAIQGVPGLESTTATSSTNASIIQASFTYGTDLATAEQKILQAINRIDSQLPDGVTPNVLSFSLDDLPVIQLAVTGYDDAESVQARLESTVIPDLEDVDGVNAAQVVGGRVERITITPDQTALAEAGFTQQAIRDALDQNGVLFPGGEITEGDQSLTVQTGAKIASVDELSALPLVPTDAAQLAGGTTTIGDVATVAQEPSPVTSISRVDGEPALTIAVTKLPAANTVDVSRGVLDALPALEDDLGGDAQFTVVFDQAPFIEQSIEALAQEGLLGLVFAVLVILVFLLSVRSTIVTAISIPTSVLITFVGIQAFGYSLNILTLGALTIAIGRVVDDSIVVIENIKRHYVEGADKLAAITLAVREVAAAITASTITTVAVFLPIAFVGDLTGELFRPFALTVTIAMSASLFVSLTIVPVLAYWFLRPGKPVTTPDGRRIDPEDPEAPPSRLQKAYLPILRWTLRHSAVTLVLAVLVLGGTLAAVPLMKTNFLGDSGQNTFTMTQTLGPAASLEAEDAAAQRVEDAITGLEGIDAVQVSIGSSGSQLRDAFSGGGGGVTYSITTDSSADQLDVRDRVQRAVADLEGVGDIQIAAGGGGFGSSDIEIDVTAPDQTALSEATDAVVASLQDADGVSQVTSNLSASLPYIAVTVDRDAAASRGLSEVAVGGIVSGTMQPQSIGTVEIDDTSLTVYLAASQAPASIDELRQLTIPTAGGPIPLQDVATVEQSEGPTSITTQRGQRTATVTVTPAGDDLNAASAVVSDALDAVELPQGADAEIGGVLTQQQDAFGQLGLAALAAILIVYIVMVATFKSLRQPLLLLISVPFAATGAILLQIATGVPLGVASLIGVLMLIGIVVTNAIVLIDLVNQYREKGLSAHDATMAGGSRRLRPILMTALATIFALTPMGLGITGHGGFISQPLAIVVIGGLISSTLLTLLVLPTLYNLVEGARERREARRRGDAGADGAVGAGAAGAGAGDGAGLAAGAGAAGTAPMTRRQRRLAEAATAEPTHLVVPVDGSTDAPTHLVIPVAADDHAGADADTSAGRAVESDVPGAGPSRRQAQRIPGPSRGPRRRRLA, encoded by the coding sequence GTGTCGAAACTCGCCGTCCTCAGCCTGAAGAACCGCGCTCTGATCGCGCTCATCACGATCGTCGCCGCGGTGTTCGGCGGGCTCGCACTCACGAACCTCAAGCAAGAGCTCATCCCCTCGATCGAGCTGCCCCAGCTCTCCGTGGTCACGACCTACCCCGGCGCCTCGCCCGAAGTCGTCAACACCGATGTCTCGACCCCCATCGAGACCGCGATCCAGGGTGTTCCCGGGCTCGAGTCGACGACGGCGACCAGCTCGACGAACGCCTCGATCATCCAGGCGTCGTTCACCTACGGCACCGACCTGGCGACCGCCGAGCAGAAGATCCTGCAGGCCATCAACCGCATCGACAGCCAGCTGCCCGACGGGGTCACCCCGAACGTGCTGAGCTTCTCGCTCGACGACCTGCCCGTGATCCAGCTGGCGGTCACCGGCTACGACGACGCCGAATCGGTGCAGGCCCGCCTCGAGAGCACGGTCATCCCCGACCTCGAAGACGTCGACGGCGTCAACGCCGCACAGGTCGTCGGCGGCCGTGTCGAGCGCATCACGATCACCCCCGACCAGACCGCGCTCGCCGAGGCCGGCTTCACGCAGCAGGCCATCCGTGACGCGCTCGACCAGAACGGGGTGCTCTTCCCCGGTGGCGAGATCACCGAGGGCGACCAGTCGCTGACCGTGCAGACCGGCGCGAAGATCGCCTCGGTCGACGAGCTGTCGGCGCTGCCGCTCGTGCCGACGGATGCCGCGCAGCTCGCCGGGGGCACGACCACGATCGGCGACGTCGCCACCGTCGCGCAGGAACCGTCACCGGTCACCTCCATCTCGCGTGTCGACGGCGAGCCGGCGCTGACCATCGCGGTCACCAAGCTGCCCGCCGCCAACACCGTCGACGTGTCGCGCGGCGTGCTCGACGCCCTCCCCGCGCTCGAGGACGACCTCGGCGGCGACGCCCAGTTCACCGTCGTCTTCGACCAGGCTCCGTTCATCGAGCAGTCGATCGAGGCTCTCGCGCAGGAAGGCCTGCTCGGCCTCGTGTTCGCGGTGCTCGTGATCCTCGTCTTCCTGCTGTCGGTGCGCTCGACGATCGTGACCGCGATCTCGATCCCCACGAGCGTGCTCATCACCTTCGTCGGCATCCAGGCGTTCGGCTACTCGCTCAACATCCTGACCCTCGGTGCGCTCACGATCGCCATCGGCCGCGTCGTCGACGACTCGATCGTCGTCATCGAGAACATCAAACGGCACTACGTCGAGGGCGCCGACAAGCTCGCCGCCATCACCCTGGCCGTCCGAGAGGTGGCCGCCGCCATCACGGCGTCGACGATCACCACCGTCGCCGTGTTCCTGCCGATCGCCTTCGTCGGCGACCTGACCGGCGAGCTGTTCCGCCCGTTCGCCCTGACCGTGACCATCGCGATGTCGGCGTCGCTGTTCGTCTCGTTGACGATCGTGCCGGTGCTCGCGTACTGGTTCCTCCGTCCGGGCAAGCCCGTCACCACGCCCGACGGCCGCCGCATCGACCCCGAAGACCCCGAGGCGCCGCCGTCGCGGCTGCAGAAGGCCTACCTCCCGATCCTCCGCTGGACCCTCCGCCACTCGGCCGTCACGCTCGTGCTGGCCGTCCTCGTGCTGGGCGGCACCCTGGCCGCTGTGCCGCTGATGAAGACGAACTTCCTCGGCGACTCGGGTCAGAACACCTTCACCATGACGCAGACGCTCGGGCCGGCGGCATCCCTCGAGGCCGAGGACGCCGCCGCGCAGCGCGTCGAAGACGCGATCACCGGGCTCGAGGGCATCGACGCCGTGCAGGTGTCGATCGGCTCGTCCGGATCACAGCTGCGCGACGCCTTCTCTGGCGGGGGCGGCGGAGTGACCTACTCGATCACAACCGACAGCTCGGCCGACCAGCTCGACGTGCGCGATCGCGTGCAGCGTGCCGTGGCCGACCTCGAGGGCGTCGGCGACATCCAGATCGCCGCGGGTGGCGGCGGATTCGGCTCGAGCGACATCGAGATCGACGTGACCGCGCCCGACCAGACAGCGCTGAGCGAAGCGACCGACGCCGTCGTCGCGTCGCTGCAGGATGCCGACGGCGTCAGCCAGGTCACGTCCAACCTCTCGGCCTCGTTGCCCTACATCGCCGTGACCGTCGACCGCGACGCGGCGGCATCCCGCGGCCTGTCGGAGGTCGCGGTGGGAGGCATCGTCTCGGGCACGATGCAACCGCAGTCGATCGGCACCGTCGAGATCGACGACACCTCGCTCACGGTCTACCTCGCGGCGTCGCAAGCGCCCGCGTCGATCGACGAGCTGCGGCAGCTCACGATCCCGACCGCCGGCGGGCCCATCCCGCTGCAGGACGTCGCCACCGTCGAGCAGAGCGAGGGGCCGACCTCGATCACGACCCAGCGTGGTCAGCGCACCGCCACGGTCACCGTCACCCCCGCGGGCGACGACCTCAACGCGGCATCCGCTGTGGTCTCCGACGCGCTCGACGCCGTCGAGCTGCCGCAGGGCGCGGATGCCGAGATCGGCGGTGTGCTGACGCAGCAGCAGGATGCCTTCGGGCAGCTCGGACTCGCCGCGCTCGCCGCCATCCTCATCGTCTACATCGTGATGGTCGCGACTTTCAAGTCGCTGCGACAGCCCCTGCTGCTGCTGATCTCGGTGCCGTTCGCGGCGACCGGCGCGATCCTGCTGCAGATCGCGACGGGGGTGCCGCTGGGCGTCGCGTCGCTCATCGGCGTGCTGATGCTCATCGGCATCGTCGTGACCAACGCGATCGTGCTCATCGACCTGGTCAACCAGTACCGCGAGAAGGGGCTGTCGGCCCACGACGCGACCATGGCCGGAGGATCGCGTCGTCTGCGACCGATCCTCATGACCGCGCTCGCGACGATCTTCGCCCTGACGCCCATGGGCCTCGGGATCACCGGGCACGGCGGGTTCATCTCGCAGCCGCTGGCGATCGTCGTCATCGGCGGGCTCATCTCGTCGACGCTGCTGACCCTGCTCGTGCTGCCGACCCTGTACAACCTCGTCGAGGGCGCACGCGAGCGCCGTGAGGCGCGGCGCCGCGGGGACGCGGGTGCGGATGGTGCGGTGGGTGCGGGTGCTGCGGGGGCCGGGGCTGGTGATGGTGCTGGTTTGGCTGCCGGCGCCGGTGCGGCTGGTACGGCCCCGATGACTCGTCGCCAGCGGCGCCTCGCCGAGGCCGCGACGGCCGAGCCCACCCACCTCGTCGTGCCGGTGGACGGCTCGACCGACGCGCCGACGCATCTCGTCATCCCCGTCGCGGCTGACGACCACGCCGGGGCCGACGCCGATACCAGTGCCGGTCGCGCTGTGGAATCGGATGTGCCGGGGGCTGGGCCGTCCCGTCGTCAGGCTCAGCGCATCCCCGGGCCCTCTCGCGGACCCCGTCGCCGTCGTCTGGCCTGA